Below is a genomic region from Brassica oleracea var. oleracea cultivar TO1000 chromosome C9, BOL, whole genome shotgun sequence.
TCTTCAGCGTAAAGGAAGTCCAGAAAAAAGGATTGTTCCTGAGCAGATCCCTCACCGCAATAATTTCCTCAGGAAACAGAGCAAGAGGATTGATGAAAAGACGATCGTTCGGCAACCTCCAGAACAATGGGATACAACTCTCCTCAACGGACGCGGCATCTACACGAACGAAGAAGAAAAACTTCTTCCACGAGTTGAAGTTAGAAGTAAACCCCTTTACCACTGACATGAAATTCCGAGGAACCAGCCTATGCTTATCANNNNNNNNNNNNNNNNNNNNNNNNNNNNNNNNNNNNNNNNNNNNNNNNNNNNNNNNNNNNNNNNNNNNNNNNNNNNNNNNNNNNNNNNNNNNATGAGGTGCTGGATGCCAAGAGGATTCAGGTGGCTTATCGCCACCCTGAAATGAACCAACACACGGATGATAATTTCGGGGATCGGGAACCACAAACGACAGCGCACTACGAATGCTCTACGTCCACCGGGCGATGGTTCATGACCGGGAACGATTTTTCTTTAGGAGGCGTGATCGAACCGTAACACGCCACCCACCATGCCTCGTTCTCGGCCGGGTCTACCGAATGAGAAACGAATTCCATCTTTGCGACACGAAGCTCGTCAGAAACGTTCGCGGGCGAGGACCCTTTCTTCGAACTCCTCTTCTTACTCGACATCTCGTGNNNNNNNNNNNNNNNNNNNNNNNNNNNNNNNNNNNNNNNNNNNNNNNNNNNNNNNNNNNNNNNNNNNNNNNNNNNNNNNNNNNNNNNNNNNNNNNNNNNNNNNNNNNNNNNNNNNNNNNNNNNNNNNNNNNNNNNNNNNNNNNNNNNNNNNNNNNNNNNNNNNNNNNNNNNNNNNNNNNNNNNNNNNNNNNNNNNNNNNNNNNNNNNNNNNNNNNNNNNNNNNNNNNNNNNNNNNNNNNNNNNNNNNNNNNNNNNNNNNNNNNNNNNNNNNNNNNNNNNNNNNNNNNNNNNNNNNNNNNNNNNNNNNNNNNNNNNNNNNNNNNNNNNNNNNNNNNNNNNNNNNNNNNNNNNNNNNNNNNNNNNNNNNNNNNNNNNNNNNNNNNNNNNNNNNNNNNNNNNNNNNNNNNNNNNNNNNNNNNNNNNNNNNNNNNNNNNNNNNNNNNNNNNNNNNNNNNNNNNNNNNNNNNNNNNNNNNNNNNNNNNNNNNNNNNNNNNNNNNNNNNNNNNNNNNNNNNNNNNNNNNNNNNNNNNNNNNNNNNNNNNNNNNNNNNNNNNNNNNNNNNNNNNNNNNNNNNNNNNNNNNNNNNNNNNNNNNNNNNNNNNNNNNNNNNNNNNNNNNNNNNNNNNNNNNNNNNNNNNNNNNNNNNNNNNNNNNNNNNNNNNNNNNNNNNNNNNNNNNNNNNNNNNNNNNNNNNNNNNNNNNNNNNNNNNNNNNNNNNNNNNNTGTTCTGATTGCTTGGCGTGTGGTTTAACAGATATTCGGGACCTCTGAGAAATTAGGGTTTTCCTAACTTTCCTAATTTAAACAGAAATCGACAATGCGAATTTCGGTTCCCACACAATATAACTATTGCTTTCAGAAATAAAATATGAATATAAGATAAAACGAAACATAGCGATAAAATAAAATAAAATGTGAAAGCATATCATATATAATAAGGAAACAAAATAAATAAAAACACTAAGAAAACTACGACTGCTGTGAAAAGTATCTTCAAAACTCTTCGTTTACAATTCTATAAAGTCCGCCATTGGTGTACTTCTGGTTTTGTTAATGATGATTCAGAAAGAGTGATGTGGTGAGGAGTTGTGTTGCAGACACTGCGTATTTATATAGAGTTTTAATGATGAAAACAAATAGCCAAAATTATAGTAGCAAATATTTACTAATTAATATTTCCATATTTGCTGTACAATTTACTTTAAAACTGGTTTTTTCACATGTTGTTTTAAAAAACGCAGCTCTCAAATTAGGCAAAATTTTCTCAACTACTATAATTGAAGTAAATTACTTGATGGTTTTAAAAATTCATTTAGTGAAGATTATGAATTGATTATAAACTTGATAAATAGTATTGTACAGCAAGGTTTGCATTATGGCGAAAGAGAATATTCAGTATCCATATTCTTAGATAATCCCAAATAAATTTAATTTGTAAAATAAGGAAATCTGAGGAAATAAAGTTAGCCGATGGCATTAATATGTTTGTAGTATATGACCAAATATTCACATTTCCTATAGCTTATAAATTACAAATATTTATACCATAAATAAGGAATTAATTTAAACCATATAGAAATAGCTTAAATTTGGGACGTGTAAAATAAGGAAATCCGAGAAAGTAAACCTTGTCAATCTAAGCATTAAACTGTTTGTAGGCCAAGGGAACAATATTGACTTGATTTTCAAAATCATCGGAAGACAATCAATTATGAATTGATTTCACACTTGACTCCAAAATTTAAGATCTGATTGATACGTTTGTAAAATCTAAACTGGTCAAATCCTTGATTTTCTTCCAATGATTTTGATAACTAATAATTTGATTGTATCAATTATGCATTATTTACGGAAATGATAATTAATCATCGGAAAAAAGACATAATCAAATATTATGAATTGTTTACGGAAATTTAATGTATTTTCCTAAATTACCTTCGATTTTAATAGTTTTTCTAACTAAGATTAATAATTTTAAACATATATGTTTTTCAAATTTTGCATAGTTTTATGATTGGTCGAAATATTGCATAGATTTATGCATAATTTGATCATGATCTTCGAAGTATTAAAATATTTAAAAAAATTGATTTTAAAGAATTCTTAGTTTAATATTTTTCACTTCATAGCTTTATTATAAATATTTTTAAAGCAATATATTACATGTTTAAGAATTATTTTTTCGAATCTGATGTAAAACGGTTGCACTTAGTCTGTCACAAAATCAAACGATCTCTTCAACGAATATCTGTCACAATATTTTGAAAAAGAGTATTGAATTAAATATTGTTCACTTCATAAATCTGTTATATATATTTTTTTAAAGCAATATATGATCTGGTCACGCAAATTTAATGTAAATATATCCTCCGTTGCAAAAAATATGTATAAATCAACGATAGACAATCATGTATTCGTAATAACTTTGACGTGATGAAACCGTATTCAAATAACAACGATGCAATATCCGTTAAATCCCTTATATAGGAAACTCCTCTCTTCACGTCAATTTTGTTTCCATTATCACGCTAACATTGCCATTGACACTAATTTATTTGATCATGTGATTGAACAATTCAAATTTGAATCATATATTATGGGAAAAATTGAAATGGTAATGTATTAAATTGTGTTGCCTTGAATCTAAACTATCATAAAATGATCGTCGACTACAATTGCATTGATAATTATGGAAACGGTAAACATGGTTAACATGCAATGGAGGAGATTTGAAACTATTATTAGCTCTTAAAAATATAATATATTGGATCGTTTTATGTCATTTAAAAAAAAGTGTATGTATATATCTATTACATTTTGCCATTATGTAGTAATTCTTGAACATTGCGATTGTGATTGGTATCTTTATCTAATATGGAGAAGAGTTGCAGCAACATATATATAAGTAGATATGTAGATACATACGTAGATAATGGATTTTATGCAGTCTAACTATATAGAAAGGCATTAATATTTTTTTTTTTTGCTAAACTAAAGGCATTAATATTTAAGTCAGACTATATAACGAAATCGATCATTATGAAGAATCTCAGGTTATGGCAATAAAATCTCTGCGTATTTAAAGATCCAACAGTTTGTAATTGAACCGTAGCAAGCAGGGCGCGAGTTTTTTTTTTTTGTTAGTCAATAAGCTTATAGTATATACCCAATTTTTAATGTAATGTTCAATGGCAAATTTTGTAATTAGTCTAGTTAAGAAAGGATTTTTAAATATATGAGGTGAAAGAGCTTGTGGTGCTAACACGTAGGAAATGGCACACATGTAATAAACACATGAATGAAAGATTAATTATATACAATGCTCCTCGAATAATAAATAAAGGATTCTAAAAAATGTTTTAACAGACGAATAATTTATCAGCAGAGATGTTGATTACCATAATGTAAATAAATAAAATATGTTTTTTATTTTGGTGTTTGTGTTTGTTTTCTTATATTTTTGGTTAGTAACATTTTTTTCTTATAATTTTAGATATTTAGTCGTAATGTTGTGCATTCTAATCTTATTATTATTATCTATTTTTGGCAAAGTCTTTGTATCTATTTAACATGAGAAAAATCAATTTTCTCTCAGATTTGTTTTTTAATTGATCAATCATGCACATGAAGTAAAAGATGATATTTGTTTTATATCTGAATCTATCAAGTATGGTAGTTTCTATACGGCATCCAATAATTTGGGAGTAATGTGATATTTCTTCCCACATTTGTCGATAATTACCAAAAAACTATCAATTAAGCAAACTTAGCATTGATTAATAAAAATACTAAGAGACAACTAAGAACACAAAATATTCGTATCCATCAACCTAATCGATAGAAGATATAAAAATATTTATAAAAACAGTTGTAAAAGAATAAACACCTACAAAATATCTTTTATCGATCATACAATTTAACTTTCAAAAGTAAATGATATTTTGATAATATTTGTGCCCATCAAATATGAAAAATATAAAAAAAATCTGTAAAAGCAGAATACAATCAGAGCTTTGTCATTTCAGTATGTTTTCCTTTCACGTTGTCTTTTTTCCATAAATAAAAAAAAAAGCTTTAAAAGATAAAATAATAATCATTAAACACAAATAAATCCCAATAATGAGTAAGTATCAATTATATCAGTTACTAAATAGATTAACGCAGCAACAAGGAAGAAATCTGAGAGTGAATGCTTTCTTCGAACGCGCTCTCTCTCTACACTTCTTATTCTCTCTCTCTCTCTCTCTCTCTCTCTCTCTCTCTCTCTCTACACCTCACTTCTGAAAGAGAGAGAGTCTATCACTGCAAGTGGAAGCTATTCACTTGTCAGCATCAATTTAGGGATCTGACACCTTCCTGGATTCTCGATTGCTCCTCCGAGGCTCAGCTTATTTCGATTCAAGCTGCTGAAAATCTGGTAATTTGGTAAGAAATAGGTCTCGATTAAGCACCTTCCATGATCAATTTCACCCTGAAAGTTTTAAACTTTTGATTTGTGTTTTTTTTTGTCTGTGCGTGGATTTGAGCAATTGAGATTGAATGGTTCCCTTTATGGGTTTATCATCTGCTGTTTCTGGGTTTCCTTTAATGGAACTTGTCTGTGTAGATCTGTTGAAAAGGTTCAAACTTTAAGTTTACTGTTGGCAATGGATCTCAGACTAGCTAAGGCAGAAGATGATCACATTCATTTTTCAAAGCTAGCTCAGTAACGCGTAGCTGTACGATGAGATTCTCATAGATATCATCTCTCAGAATCATATGTTTTGTTTGCTAGTATCAAAATGTTGCTTTGGGAAACCCTAACTTTGTGTTTTATTTTTTGTAATCAGATCTTTCAGCTGCTTCTCTGAATTGGTCAGACGCCAGTGGGATTATAAAAATGGCGTTTAAATTGGGACTTCTATTCAATTGTTGACCTCTGTTGGGTCAACCGAGTATGATCTCTGAAGTGGTCAAAAGGATAGTTTCTTTCTAGTGTGGAACTGAACAACATCTTTTAAAAAAAGGAGTTATATATAGTTTGCTGGAAAGATCATGCCTTGGTGGAGTAAACATTCATCTAAAGATGAAAAGAAGAAATCTAGCAAGGAGAGTATCATCGATGCCTTTAACCGGAAACTTGGTTTTGGGTCTGAGGATAAGTCTAGTTGTCGCTCAAGAAAGTCACGTAGACGACGTGATGAGATTGTGTCACAAAGAGGAGCTATATCTAGACTACCATCAAGGTCTCCATCTCCTTCTACTCGGGTTTCACGCTGTCAGAGCTTCGCAGCAAGATCTCCTGCTGTACCTCTTCCTCGTCCCGCTCTCCGTACTGCTGTAACTCGCATTGATTCTGGTTCGCAGAGACCAGGTTCCAATGCAAGTTTGCCACTTCCAAAGCCCCATGGTGGTGCTTCGAATGTGCCTGATAGCAGCGGTGCTGAGGCTGATTTTACCACTGCTTCTGTGTCTAGTGGAAGTTCTGTGGGGGACAATCCATCTGATTCTATTCTTAGTCCGTTGGCTTCTGATTGTGAAAATGGGAACAGAACAGCACTAAACATTTCTTCCAGGTGAGTTCGCCCTCTCTCTCTCTATCTCACTCTCTGGCTCGGTATATATTAACATGTTGCTATCCTATTCTATATGTATAGGGATCAGCCAATGCATAGTAACAAAAACTCAGCTGAGATGTTCAAGCCTGTTCCAAATCTGTCCAACAAAAACCGGAGACCTCTAGGGACACGTGTGAAGAATTTACAAATCCCAAAACGGGACCTAGTGCTCTGCAGTGCTCCAGACAGCTTGTTGTCTAGTCCTTCCAGGAGTCCAATGAGATCATTTGTCCCAGATCAGGTCTCAAACCATGGGTTGTTGATTGGCAAACCATATCCAGATGTTTCCTTGCTTGGATCTGGACAGTGCTCGAGCCCAGGTTCTGGTTACAACTCGGGTAACAATTCCATTGGTGGAGATATGTCTACTCAGCTGTTTTGGCCTCAGAGCAGGTGTAGCCCTGAATGTTCCCCTGTGCCTAGCCCAAGAATGACGAGTCCTGGTCCTAGCTCTAGAATACAGAGTGGCGCCGTTACGCCTCTTCATCCTCGAGCTGGAGGATCAACCACTGGCTCTCCTACAAGACGGCTTGATGATAACAAACAGCAAAGCCACCGTCTGCCTCTCCCGCCGTTATTAATATCAAATACCTTTCCGTTGTCTCCGACATATTCGGCAGCTACGTCGCCGTCTGTCCCTCGTAGTCCAGCAAGGGCAGAGGCTACAGTAAGCCCTGGATCGCGGTGGAAAAAAGGGAGATTGCTGGGGATGGGCAGTTTCGGACATGTATATCTTGGTTTCAACAGGTTTGTAATTTCTAATTGGAAAGACCTTGCATGTGTTATTTCTATGTCACTCCTGGTTTTGATTAGCTATGTTTTCTTTCTCAGTGAAAGTGGTGAGATGTGTGCAATGAAAGAGGTTACTCTTTGCTCAGATGATGCCAAGTCAAGGGAGAGTGCCCAACAATTAGGCCAGGTGAGTTACAAATCATCAAACTGCTCTTTTGAGTGAATAAGTCTCTTTAAGTTTCTAACATGTAAGTTTACTTTTCAATAATTGTCTCTCACAGGAGATTGCTGTTTTAAGCCGTTTAAGACACCCTAATATAGTGCAGTATTATGGCTCTGAAACCGTAAGTCTTAGAGATATTTTGTGGATCTTTCTGTTCTCTGATATCGATATTATTAGCTGTTTCAGCTGAACTACTTCGTGGAAATGACTATGCTTCTCTTACATCCTTGCCCCCACACAGGTAGACGACAAGTTGTATATATATCTGGAGTATGTCTCTGGTGGTTCTATCTATAAGCTTCTTCAGGAGTATGGACAGTTCGGTGAGAATGCAATCCGTAACTATACACAACAAATTTTATCAGGGCTCGCGTACTTGCACGCCAAGAACACTGTTCATAGGTGAGCCTTCTATCCATTCTCCTGATTCACCGGTTTCCTTCAATGGAGAATTAAGTGAATATGGCTTTTGAGTTTTGACTTTGTTCAGGGACATTAAAGGAGCAAATATATTGGTGGATCCTCATGGACGAGTAAAAGTGGCTGATTTTGGGATGGCAAAACATGTATGGATATGTTCTCTTCAATTTTGTGCCGTTGTTTGCATAATTCTAATACAAATTCATGAACAAAATGCAGATAACTGCTCAATCTGGTCCGTTATCATTCAAGGGAAGCCCGTATTGGATGGCACCTGAGGTAAATATGCTTCTACAAATGTCGGTTGCATATTGATAGGCTATATGCTGATGCTTTATACCTTGCGTTATGGATATCAGGTGATACAGAACTCAAGTGGCAGTAACCTTGCGGTCGACATATGGAGTCTGGGATGTACAGTTTTAGAAATGGCTACAACGAAACCTCCATGGAGCCAGTATGAAGGGGTTAGTGAATTACAAGTACTTAAAAACAGGAGATTTAGCAAAGTGAATATTTTCTTTTCCGTTCTCATGCGTATGAGTTTCTTTACAGGTTCCTGCAATGTTCAAGATTGGAAACAGCAAGGACCTTCCGGATATCCCTAATCATTTATCCGAAGAAGGGAAGGATTTTGTGAGAAAGTGCCTACAAAGAAACCCAGCAAATCGTCCAACAGCTGCTCAGCTTTTAGAGCACGCTTTTGTTAGAAACGTGATGCCGTTGGAAAGGCCTCTTGTGAGTGCAGAGTCTGCAGAATCTATGAATGTAGTTGCTTCAAGCACCATGAGATCACTGGTATAGAATCTCGAGTCTTTTCCTCAATTCTAAAATCTCTGTACTTCTGGTTGCCTCACAAATCTGTCTGTTTTTTAGGACATTGGACACGCAAGAAGCCTCCCATTAGACTCGGAAGATACAAGCAATTACCAGCAGAAAGTATTAAAACCTGGCTTGGGATTCAGGTATACCTTATTAGCCAATTCCATTTCTAAGCATCTAAACATCTGTGTGGCTTAAACTTCCTTCTTTTGATCACAGTACATCCCAGTCTCCTAGGAACATGTCCTGCCCGATATCACCAGTTGGTAGTCCAATCTTTCACTCGCATTCGCCGCACATTAGCGGAAGAAGATCTCCATCCCCGATATCTAGTCCCCACGTTCTCTCCGGTTCATCAACACCTTTAACCGCGGGTGGTGGAGCCATCCCTTTCCATCACCAAAGACAAACTACAATCAACTTGTTGCAAGAAGGGATAGGATCAAGCAGAAGCCCGGGAAGTGCAGGAAACTTCTACACCAACAGTTACTTTCAGGAGCCTAGACAGCCTCGGAGTAGTCCAAGGACGCCGCCTCATGTATTTTGGGACAACAACGGTTCAATCCAACCAGGCTATAATTGGAACAAGGATAACCAACCAGTCCTGTCTGATCATGTTTCACAGCAGCTATTAAGCGAGCATCTTAAACTGAAGTCCCTTAATCTGAGACCCGGTTTTTCAACTCCTCCCGGCTCGACAAACAGAGGACCCTAACCAAACAAACATATAGCTGGCAGAGATTCCTCCCTGACTTCGGAATCACAACACAGCCGGAAGGGTTAGAATCTCTAAGATTAGGGTGAATGAGCCGTGAGGACAACCTTGAACCATTGGATAATATCAAGAAATGAGGATTCGTTTTTTTTTGTTTTGTTGGAAAATCTGAAGAGCTCTTTATCTCGTCTTTATTGTTCTCTTGAGGATAGATGGAAGTGAGAGGAGAGGAGAGAGATCAACAACCAAAAAAATTGATTTTGTCTATAGAACAGAAATTAAATCTTTCATCTAATTCGTCTATTTCCCTCTCTTTCTTTTATATGGTCTGGTTTGTTTCTGATGATGAGAAGGAGACGAAAGAGAGGGCAAGCAACTTTAAACTCATTTGATGTAACCTACTTTTTGTTGCAAGAAAATCCCAATTTAGATTATAAGTGCACTCTCTTTCAAATTCTTTACATTTTAGACGAAAGGGGAAAATGAAAAATCAAGTCGGCAAGATAATGATTACTTAGATCACAAAATTGTCCAACACAATGATGATATATTGATATTGATAGCTTTAACATGTTTGTACTACGTGTATATACAACACTCTTCTCTTACAAAAGAAACAAACCATATAGACACAGAACGATCGTGGATTCTTCTTCAATGATGACGATGTAAGTAACATAAGCAAACATCAATTAAAGAGGACTGGAGAGGATAATAATCTTACAGCTTAAGTTACATTGGTTACAAACCCGAAAGGCTTTTTGATATATATCTCTTGTATCCATTAATTCGTGAGGTCGTCTCATTACTCAGAGCACTGTTCAAGCCTAACGTGGTGAGGACATGCCCTTTCTGGCTCTCCTTTCGTCCATAGAATCCAAAGATCGTCTCGTTTTCGAGCTAGTGTTAACATTGTTCCTATATTTTCATCACGAGATTTCTCTCAATACTCATTCGATGCACGTTATGGAGAGGGAATAAGAGAGAGAGAGAGATTTCCTCCCAGCTTACCGAGAGTAAAAGGGACAATGTAGAGCAATGCTGGTTGGCCATGCCCATCCATTAAATTTAGAGCCACGTAAGTAATCAAAAGACCTGCGGTTTTCAAATGGTCAAATGATAGTCAAGAAAACGAGATAAGAGACCAGTGAGATTATGCGGATGTGTGTGTGATTTTTACCTAATCCGTACGCAACCATTGCCCATATAAAATAGCCGGTTCGAAGAGTCTTGTTAGCTAACCAGTCATATCTGCAAGATCAAATTATTAGGAAAGCTTGGAACCCGATGAAAGGAAACTCTGTGATGATTTATAAGATAGAGAGAGTGAAAAGCTTTTGGACCTGAGAGCAAATGCGATTAGCAAACCGGGCAAAAGAATATCACCGAATCCAATAATGCTGTAGCCTCCCCATGGATCAAACATGCGTGGAATCTTCAGGAGCATAGGGATACCATCTTCTCCGCTTTTATCCCCACGTGCTACCTGCAATGAAGAACCAAGCAACATTACATTTTTTAAACCTATGAGGTGAAATGAAGATTTCAAAACGAGAATTTGAGTTTAAGCATTAATGGGGGTACTCTATGGAAATGATGGTTAGCTGATTAGTTGGTTACTTACGACAATCATTACGCTTTCGTGGAACAACTTCTTGGAGACAAACACCCAGAAGATGTCGTACAAGAAGGCACAGCTGAGTAGAACTGTCCCTACCTGTTCCAAACGATATGTGGCATTATTAGAATCTTCACATACCTAAGATGGAAAGATTGAGATGAGATATACCTTAAGATTTGGGACATGAACAATCTGTAATACTGTGATGATCAATGCGATCCCCTAGTCAATAGAACAACAACGTCAAATCACATCTGACAGAATTGGATTGTAGTTGAAAATGAAATCGTATGGGGCTGCAATCCTTACAAGAACATCTTGGCCAATCCAAGCTAAGGAACGCTCTCGGTAAACAGCCCATAAAACAGCAAAGACAATGCAGAAAGGAGAAACTGCAAGAGTCAGATAAGAGATAGGTCCAAGGAAAGGAACTTTTATGTAAGAATCTCCTG
It encodes:
- the LOC106318468 gene encoding mitogen-activated protein kinase kinase kinase YODA, yielding MPWWSKHSSKDEKKKSSKESIIDAFNRKLGFGSEDKSSCRSRKSRRRRDEIVSQRGAISRLPSRSPSPSTRVSRCQSFAARSPAVPLPRPALRTAVTRIDSGSQRPGSNASLPLPKPHGGASNVPDSSGAEADFTTASVSSGSSVGDNPSDSILSPLASDCENGNRTALNISSRDQPMHSNKNSAEMFKPVPNLSNKNRRPLGTRVKNLQIPKRDLVLCSAPDSLLSSPSRSPMRSFVPDQVSNHGLLIGKPYPDVSLLGSGQCSSPGSGYNSGNNSIGGDMSTQLFWPQSRCSPECSPVPSPRMTSPGPSSRIQSGAVTPLHPRAGGSTTGSPTRRLDDNKQQSHRLPLPPLLISNTFPLSPTYSAATSPSVPRSPARAEATVSPGSRWKKGRLLGMGSFGHVYLGFNSESGEMCAMKEVTLCSDDAKSRESAQQLGQEIAVLSRLRHPNIVQYYGSETVDDKLYIYLEYVSGGSIYKLLQEYGQFGENAIRNYTQQILSGLAYLHAKNTVHRDIKGANILVDPHGRVKVADFGMAKHITAQSGPLSFKGSPYWMAPEVIQNSSGSNLAVDIWSLGCTVLEMATTKPPWSQYEGVPAMFKIGNSKDLPDIPNHLSEEGKDFVRKCLQRNPANRPTAAQLLEHAFVRNVMPLERPLVSAESAESMNVVASSTMRSLDIGHARSLPLDSEDTSNYQQKVLKPGLGFSTSQSPRNMSCPISPVGSPIFHSHSPHISGRRSPSPISSPHVLSGSSTPLTAGGGAIPFHHQRQTTINLLQEGIGSSRSPGSAGNFYTNSYFQEPRQPRSSPRTPPHVFWDNNGSIQPGYNWNKDNQPVLSDHVSQQLLSEHLKLKSLNLRPGFSTPPGSTNRGP